DNA sequence from the Nocardia sp. BMG111209 genome:
GGTTACGGCACCGGTCAGTGGACCGATTCGGCGGTCCGCCGCTACGTCACCGACGGTGGTGAACTGCTGCCCCGGCTGCACAAGCTGGTGCGCGCCGACTGCACCACCCGCAACAAGCGGCGCGCGGCGACGTTGCAGGCGACCTACGACAACCTCGAGGAGCGGATCGGCCGGCTGCAGGAGGCCGAGGATCTCGCGCGGGTACGTCCCGACCTGGACGGCAACGACATCATGGAGATGCTGGGCCTGGAACCCGGCCCGCAGGTGGGCCGCGCCTGGCGCTACCTCAAGGAACTACGGCTGGACCGGGGGCCGCTGTCCCGCGACGAGGCGGAGGAAGCGCTGCGCGAGTGGTGGAACGCGGGCGCGCCCTAACCGCATCCTGGTGGGCACAACCGGCTCAGAAGATGATCATGGTGGTGCCCGCGACGATCGCGGCGCGCATCGCGGCCAGGTCGAACGATCCGGTCACCGCGGGCACGGTGATCCGGAATCGCACCAGCTCGCCGTCGCGGTCCGCGCGTTCGATGCGGAGGTCGTGCGGTAACCCGGGCAACGGCCGGGACGGGACGCGAATGTGGCGGCGCGGCACCCGGATCCCCCACCAGGTGGCGCGATGGACCGCCACGCTGAGCAGGTGGTCGCCGATCACCGCGTCCAGTACGGCCCGGATCCGGCGGCGCCGATGGGCGGCATGGATCGTGCCGCCGGGACCGGGCGTCAGTTCCCAGTCGAGGCCGCGCCGATTCAGCCGGTCCAGCAGGACGTCCAGCGCGATCGTGCCGGTGATCTCCAGCCCGGCGGCCCGCACCCGGGTCGGCACCCCCGGCACCAGCCGGACGCCGTGCGCGACGACGGTCGCCTCCCGGATCGGGTGACCGCTCCAGCGCATCCCGGTCAGCGTCGCCTCGATGTGGAAATGCGCGCCGCGGCGACCGGCTCGCAGGGCGTGCAGCGTGGCATCCAGCTCGCGGCCGAGCAGCGTGGCGCTGAACTCGGTGCCACCGAACCGTCGTACGATGCCGTGACTGAGCGCGCTCATCAGGGCATCCGGCAGCAGCGCCGTGACGGTGCCGGAGACCGGGTCGGCCACCGGATCCAGCCACGCGGTGGTGGCCGCGGCCCAGTGTTCGAGCCATTCGGGATCGAGGAGCCGGCGGCCGAGATCCAGCGCGCGCGACGGTGACCAGGTGGCGGGGTCGAATGAGGTGGCCATGGCGGCCCCGAGCGTACCTGCCGCCACCGACCCGGCCGACGAGGCGGTCGGTCGTTGTTATCCGAAGATACGGCCGGATCATCTTGTCCGATCCGATAATGCGGACATATGCTCCGGCGATGCCCAGCCTGCGAATTCGCGATGCCGCCGAACTGCTCGGCGTCAGTGACGACACCGTGCGGCGATGGATCGACACCGGTGCGCTCACCGCGCAGAAGGACGATGCGGGCCGCCTGGTGATCGACGGTCGCGATCTGGCCGAACTGGCCAGTGCCAACGCGCGGCCGCCACAGACCAGGCTGGGTAGTGCCAGTTCGGCACGCAATCGGTTTCCCGGATTGGTCACCCGCGTGGTGATCGACGGGGTGATGGCACAGGTGGAGATGCAATGCGGACCGTTCACAGTGGTGTCGCTCATGAGCAGCGAGTCGGTGCGGGCGCTCGGTTTGGAACCGGGCAGCGTCGCGGTGGCGAGCGTGAAGGCGACCACGGTCGTCGTCGAGACGCCGGGCCGGTGAGCGGCCGGGCCGTGCGGCGCGCCGTCGTCGGCGTGACCGCGGCGGTCGCGGCCGTGGGCCTGCTGGGCGCCTGTGGTTCCGGTGATTCCGGCTCCTCGGGCTCCTCGAGCGCCTCCGGCAGCCCGACCGGCAGCACCACGCTGACCGTATTCGCCGCGGCGTCGCTGAACCACGTGTTCACCGACCTGGGCGCGACGTTCGAGAAGGAACACCCGGGTACCAAGGTGACCTTCTCCTTCGCCGGATCCTCCGACCTCGCGGCCCAGCTGAACCAGGGCGCGCCGGCCGACGTATTCGCCTCCGCCGATCAGGCGAACATGGACAAGGTCGTGAAGACCAGCCGGATCACCGCCGCGCCGCAGACCTTCGCGACCAACACCCTCACCATCGTCACGCCGCCGGGCAATCCGAAGCACATTGCCGCACTGGCCGATCTGTCCCAGCCCGGACTGCGGCTGGTGGTCTGTGCCCAGCAGGTGCCCTGCGGCTCCGCGGCCAAGAAGGTGACCACCAACGCGCACGTGGCGATCAGCCCGGTCAGCGAGGAATCCGCGGTCACCGACGTCCTGGCCAAGGTCACCTCCGGTGAGGCCGACGCGGGCCTGGTGTACGTGACCGACGCGGCCGGGGCCGGCAACAAGGTCACCACCGTCGCCTTCCCGGAGTCCGCCGGCGCGGTGAACGTCTATCCGATCGCCCCCGTGGCCGATTCGAAGCATGCCGACCTGGCGCAGCAGTTCGACGCGTTGATCACCGGTCCCGAGGGCCGCGCCGCGCTGGCCAAGGCCGGATTCGTCACCCCGTGACCGCAACCCGATCGGCCGCGTCGTGACCGCACCGGATCATGCCGGAGCCGTGCCGGATCCGGTTGTCGTGATCGCGGTCGATCGGGTGGTGGTGACCGTGCTGGATGGGGTGGCGCCGTGACCGTGGGCCGGATGCGATTTCCGAAGGCGGCGGGTGGGATCCGGGTGGCGCTGCGCTCCCCCGGTCCGTCGATTCCGCGCTGGCTGTTGCTGCCCGCGTTGCTGGGTTTCGCCTTCGTGGTCGGCCCGTTGGTGGCGTTGGCGAAAGCTGTGCGCTGGCACAGCTTCTGGGCGTTGATCGGTACGCCAGCGTCGCATGCGGCGCTGGTGCTGAGTCTGCGTACGGCGCTCGCCAGCACCGTGCTGTGTGTACTGCTCGGGGTGCCGATGGCGATGGTGCTGGCCCGGATCCGCTGGCGGGTCCTGCCGGTGCTGCGCGCGATGGTGTTGCTGCCCTTGGTGTTACCGCCGGTGGTCGGCGGTATGGCGCTGCTGTACCTGTTCGGGCGCTACGGCCTGCTGGGCCGGCATCTGGAGGCCGCCGGAATCCGGATCGCGTTCAGTACCACCGCCGTTGTGCTGGCCGAGGCGTTCGTCGCGCTGCCGTTCCTGGTGATCACGCTGGAGGGGGCGATGCGCACCACGGGTGAACGCTACGAACGGGTCGCCGCCACGCTCGGCGCGTCACCCACGATCGTGTGGTGGCGAATCACGGTGCCGCTGTTGCGGCCCGCGCTGATCTCGGGGACCGTACTGTCCTTCGCGCGGTCGCTCGGGGAGTTCGGGGCGACCCTCACCTTCGCCGGCAGCCTGCAGGGCCGCACCCGCACGCTGCCATTGGAGATCTATCTGCAACGGGAGGCGGATCCCGATGCCGCCGTGGCCCTTTCGCTGTTGTTGGTGGTGGTCGCGGTGGTGATCGTGCTGATCGCGTACCGCGGGGCGCGGTCGAACGCGGCGCAGCGACGGGAGTGGGTCGGCCTGTGAACATGATGGAACCGGCTGCCGGACTGGAGGTTTCGGCCCGGGTCGCCGAGCGGGGCCTGTCGGTCGACCTGTCCGTGCGGCCCGGCGAGGTGCTGGCGGTACTCGGGCCCAACGGCGCGGGAAAGTCGACGCTGCTCGATGTGGTCGCGGGCCTGCTGATTCCGGACAGCGGCCGGGTGCGGCTGCACGACCGCGACCTGACCGATGTCGCGAAAGGCATTGCGGTACCGCCGCATCGGCGCCGGATCTCCCTGCTCGCGCAGGATCCGCTGCTGTTCCCGCATCTGTCGGTCGCGGCGAACGTGGCCTTCGGCCCGCGCAGCCGCGGTGTCTCGCGCCGCGTCGCCGCCGCATCCGCCCGGGAGTGGCTGGCCGCGGTGGACGCGAGCGAATTCGCCCGTCGCCGACCGGCTCAGTTGTCCGGCGGCCAGGCGCAGCGGGTCGCCCTGGCGCGGGCCCTCGCGGTCACGCCGGAACTGATCCTGCTGGACGAGCCGATGGCCGCGCTGGACGTGACCGTCGCGGTCGCGATGCGGGCCCTGCTGCGCCGGGTCCTGCGCCCCACCGCCGATGCCGCGCAATCCCCTGCCGCACCGCGGAATCGCCGCGCACCCACCGCGATCCTGGTCACCCACGACATCGTCGACGCGCTGACGCTGGCCGACCGGGTGGTCGTGCTGGAGTCCGGCCGCATCGTCGAGCACGGCCCCGTCGGCGACGTACTCGCCCGTCCGCGCAGCGAATTCGCGGCCCGCGTCGCCGGGGTCAACCTGCTGATCGGCATCGCCGTCCCGCCGGGGCCCCCGGGACCGGCTGCCGTACCGCTCGCGGGCGCCACCGATACCGGGATCGGCGCGGTCCAGTGCGGCGACGACATCGTCTCGGGCCGGCGCGACGGGGAATGGGTGGCCGGTGGCCGGGCGGCGGCGGTGTTCTCCCCGGCCGCGGTCGCCGTCTATCGGGAGGCGCCGGTCGGCAGTCCGCGCAATGTGTTCCGGGTGCGGATTGCCGAGTTGAGCGATCGGGGCGGGACGGTGCGGGTGCACGCCGCCGACCGGGCCGACGGGGGCGCCGGGCTGGTCGCCGACCTCACCCCGGGGGCGGTGGCCGAACTGGCGCTCGCTCCCGGGGTCTCGGTGTACTTCGTGGTGAAGGCCACCGAGGTGCACGTCTATCCGTGCTGATCGTCCAGCGTGGCGTGCATGAGATAGACGTTGTAGGTGTTCCAGGCCGACACGGTGAAGTACAGGTCCCGGCCGCTCGACCACGGATGGATGAAGCCGCCGTATGCGGTCGGATAGTCGTCGGTATCGATCAGGGCGGCGCCGTCGGTCCACGTGCCCTGCGGCTGGGCCGCGGTGCGCAGCACGATGGCGTGCCGCAGCGGGTCCAGATAGGCCAGCTGCCACTGCTGGGTGGAATCGTCGAAGCGGGCGGACAGCTCACCGGCCAGGCCGGTGAACAGCGGGGTCGCCGAATTCTCGGCGGCGGGGGCCCAGGTGCCGTCGACCCAGTACTGGTACGCGGACTTGTTCAGGATCTCGGACTTCGCGACCCGGGCCAGGCCGACCACGCCGACGCGCCCGTTCGGGGTGCCGAACAGGTAGACGTGGTCACCGTGCGGCACCATCGCGCCGACCTGGAATCGGTCGGTGCCGAAGACGTTGTCCCATTCGGCGTACCGATCCTTGACCCAGGTGCGGCCGTCGTCGTCGGAGTAGGCCAGGCCACCGCGGTTGGTGATCCACATGCCCGGGATCCGGCTCCAGTGGTTGATCGACATGTAGGTCAGGAACTGCCGTGAGCCGAGGGCGAATCCCGAGGTCGGGATGGTGGTGGTCTCGAAGTTCTTGATCTTGCGGCTGTCCAGCAGTTCGGCCGCGTGGCAGCGCCGGTCCTGCACCATCGAGTCGATGACCAGGCCCTTGGACAGGTCGCGACCGGTGCTGTAGCCGAGCACGTTGCTGCGCCAGTCCTGATCCTCGGCCCCGGCGCCGCCGGGCTGCCAGCCCTTGCCGAAGGTGTCGCCGAAGACGACGGCCACCTCGCCGGGCTTGGTCTCCCACATCAGTCCGAGGTCGGTGCCGTCCACCTGATACCGCACATCGGTCCGGTTGACCGAGCCGTGGCCGGTCACCTGGTTGACCAGCTCGACGGATCGCACCTGCCGGGGCGGCACGGCCGGCGCGACCGCACCGGGTTCGGCGGGATGGACCACCGGGGCCGGCGGGGGTTCGGGCGGCTGGGGATCGCCGCCGGGCACCGGGATCGGGATGGGTTCGATCTCCGGTTTGATCTGGACCTGCGGCAGCGCGAACGGCGGGAGGTTCGCGGCGCCGGCCGGATCGGGACCGAGGCTGTTGCGGACGTCGGGACACGGCGCGCCGCACGGATCCGCGGGCAGCGCCGGCGCGTCGATGCGGGTGTTGTCGGGCTTCGGCCCGGGGACCGGCACCATCGTCACCTTCGGCACCGGGACGGGGATATCGATACTCGGCGGCAGCAGCGGCGCGGGCGGCGCCAGCGGATCGGGCTTACGGGACAGCGGATCGAAACCGATTTCGCCACAGGCGTTCACCGGCCGGGGAGCCCAGGCGGCGGGTTCGGCGACGGCCGGCAACGTCAGGACGCCCGACGCCAGCACCCCGAACAGGGCGGGCACGGCCGTTCGGCGCGGGGACAGCCCCATGATGTCTCGGTCCTCCTCGATGCCTGCGTGACGACTGCCGTCCGCGCGGCGGTGAGCACGCACTGCGACCCGGACATCCGGCCGGGACCGGACACAGCGCCCATCAATCTAATCGACGGGTACGCCCGAATACATCGCGACGCGAAGGGAATTCCGCGCGGACCGGCTACCGCGGCAGCGGCCGCGCGGGCCCCGGCGCCTCGGATCCGGGCCGGGCGCCCGCCCGCCGGCCGTTGAGGATCACCGCGACCACGCCGAGCGCGTAGACACCGGCGCCGGCCAGCGCGACCGGCACCGAGCGCCCGTCCGCCGGGACGATCAGCGCCGCCACCGCCACCGCCAGCACGAAGCCGACGTTGAAGATGGTGTCCTGCAACGCGAACACCTGGCCGCGGCGGGCATCCTCGACATCGAGTTGCAGGGTGGCGTCGCCGGTCAGCTTGATCGTCTGACCGGCGAGCCCGAGCAGGAAGGCGCCGGCCAGCAGGAGGTGGTAAGCGTGCCGGTCGCCCGGCCCGCCGGACATCGTGACGGGCGTGACCAGCAGCGCCTGCACCACGACGGCCGTCACGAGCCCGGCGGCCACGGTGCGCGGGCGGCCCAGGCGCGGGATCAGCAGCGGGGCCACCACGGCCGCGACCAGCATCCCGGAGGCCGCGGCGGCGATCGCGACGCCGAATCCGCCCAGCCCGCTGTGCAGCGACAGGCCCGCGCTCTGATCGCGCCGTAGCACCAGCACCATGATCAGGGTGTCCGCGCCGAAGACGATCCGGTGCGCGGCGACACCGATCATCGCTGTGGTGCATTCGACCGACTCCCACACCGCACGGGCGCCGGTCCGCAGTCCGGTGAGGATCGCGCGCAGCGAGCTGATGTTCTCGCGCTGCTGTCCCTCGGCGTCGGGTCCGAGCACCCGCGCCCCGAAACTCGCCGCGGCCAGCGCCCCGAGTACCGAGCCGACGGCACTGCCGCCCGTCGCGACGGCGGAGGCGAGATTCCCGCTGCCGAGCGCGCCGATCAGCGCGACGGCCAGCGCCGCACCCGCCGCGGCGCAGCCGGAGGCCACCGTCGCCAGCACCGAATTCATCGGAATCAGCAGATTCGGCGCCAGCACCCGGGGCAGCGCGGCCGACACTCCGGCCAGGACGAACCGGCTGATCCCGATCACGGCCAGC
Encoded proteins:
- a CDS encoding molybdopterin-binding protein; its protein translation is MPSLRIRDAAELLGVSDDTVRRWIDTGALTAQKDDAGRLVIDGRDLAELASANARPPQTRLGSASSARNRFPGLVTRVVIDGVMAQVEMQCGPFTVVSLMSSESVRALGLEPGSVAVASVKATTVVVETPGR
- the modA gene encoding molybdate ABC transporter substrate-binding protein, whose product is MSGRAVRRAVVGVTAAVAAVGLLGACGSGDSGSSGSSSASGSPTGSTTLTVFAAASLNHVFTDLGATFEKEHPGTKVTFSFAGSSDLAAQLNQGAPADVFASADQANMDKVVKTSRITAAPQTFATNTLTIVTPPGNPKHIAALADLSQPGLRLVVCAQQVPCGSAAKKVTTNAHVAISPVSEESAVTDVLAKVTSGEADAGLVYVTDAAGAGNKVTTVAFPESAGAVNVYPIAPVADSKHADLAQQFDALITGPEGRAALAKAGFVTP
- a CDS encoding ABC transporter permease is translated as MRFPKAAGGIRVALRSPGPSIPRWLLLPALLGFAFVVGPLVALAKAVRWHSFWALIGTPASHAALVLSLRTALASTVLCVLLGVPMAMVLARIRWRVLPVLRAMVLLPLVLPPVVGGMALLYLFGRYGLLGRHLEAAGIRIAFSTTAVVLAEAFVALPFLVITLEGAMRTTGERYERVAATLGASPTIVWWRITVPLLRPALISGTVLSFARSLGEFGATLTFAGSLQGRTRTLPLEIYLQREADPDAAVALSLLLVVVAVVIVLIAYRGARSNAAQRREWVGL
- a CDS encoding sulfate/molybdate ABC transporter ATP-binding protein; this translates as MMEPAAGLEVSARVAERGLSVDLSVRPGEVLAVLGPNGAGKSTLLDVVAGLLIPDSGRVRLHDRDLTDVAKGIAVPPHRRRISLLAQDPLLFPHLSVAANVAFGPRSRGVSRRVAAASAREWLAAVDASEFARRRPAQLSGGQAQRVALARALAVTPELILLDEPMAALDVTVAVAMRALLRRVLRPTADAAQSPAAPRNRRAPTAILVTHDIVDALTLADRVVVLESGRIVEHGPVGDVLARPRSEFAARVAGVNLLIGIAVPPGPPGPAAVPLAGATDTGIGAVQCGDDIVSGRRDGEWVAGGRAAAVFSPAAVAVYREAPVGSPRNVFRVRIAELSDRGGTVRVHAADRADGGAGLVADLTPGAVAELALAPGVSVYFVVKATEVHVYPC
- a CDS encoding DUF4185 domain-containing protein — encoded protein: MGLSPRRTAVPALFGVLASGVLTLPAVAEPAAWAPRPVNACGEIGFDPLSRKPDPLAPPAPLLPPSIDIPVPVPKVTMVPVPGPKPDNTRIDAPALPADPCGAPCPDVRNSLGPDPAGAANLPPFALPQVQIKPEIEPIPIPVPGGDPQPPEPPPAPVVHPAEPGAVAPAVPPRQVRSVELVNQVTGHGSVNRTDVRYQVDGTDLGLMWETKPGEVAVVFGDTFGKGWQPGGAGAEDQDWRSNVLGYSTGRDLSKGLVIDSMVQDRRCHAAELLDSRKIKNFETTTIPTSGFALGSRQFLTYMSINHWSRIPGMWITNRGGLAYSDDDGRTWVKDRYAEWDNVFGTDRFQVGAMVPHGDHVYLFGTPNGRVGVVGLARVAKSEILNKSAYQYWVDGTWAPAAENSATPLFTGLAGELSARFDDSTQQWQLAYLDPLRHAIVLRTAAQPQGTWTDGAALIDTDDYPTAYGGFIHPWSSGRDLYFTVSAWNTYNVYLMHATLDDQHG
- a CDS encoding MFS transporter, with protein sequence MTDSRGRRAAWLAGVRRPGVLRLALVRFAGQFGDGMFQAALGGAILFNPERETDPLAIAGGFTVLLLPYSIIGPYAGALLDRWDRRTVLLVANLLRAVLIGVTAVGLLSGIPNLPLELLALAVIGISRFVLAGVSAALPRVLAPNLLIPMNSVLATVASGCAAAGAALAVALIGALGSGNLASAVATGGSAVGSVLGALAAASFGARVLGPDAEGQQRENISSLRAILTGLRTGARAVWESVECTTAMIGVAAHRIVFGADTLIMVLVLRRDQSAGLSLHSGLGGFGVAIAAAASGMLVAAVVAPLLIPRLGRPRTVAAGLVTAVVVQALLVTPVTMSGGPGDRHAYHLLLAGAFLLGLAGQTIKLTGDATLQLDVEDARRGQVFALQDTIFNVGFVLAVAVAALIVPADGRSVPVALAGAGVYALGVVAVILNGRRAGARPGSEAPGPARPLPR